A portion of the Fusobacterium nucleatum genome contains these proteins:
- a CDS encoding hemolysin family protein, whose translation MDTYLNVLILVILILLSGFFSAAETALSAYRSNYLEKLDEEKHPKKYAVMKKWLKEPNAMLTGIVICNNIVNILASSIATVVIVNYFGNKGSSVALATAIMTILILIFGEITPKLMARNNSAKIAEKVSVVIYVLSIILTPAVSCLIFISRLVGRILGVDMTSPQLMITEEDIISFVNVGNAEGIIEEDEKEMIHSIVTLGETSAKEVMTPRTSMLAFEATKTINEVWDEIIDNGFSRIPIYEETIDNIVGILYVKDLMEHIKNNELNLPIKQFIRSAYFVPETKSIIEILKEFRGLKVHIAIVLDEYGGVVGLVTIEDLIEEIVGEIRDEYDDEEESFFKKIADNEYEVDAMTDIETINKDLELELPISEDYESLGGLIVTTTGKICEVGDEVQIDNIYLKVLEVDKMRVSKVFIRILEKEKEEE comes from the coding sequence TTGGACACGTATCTGAATGTGTTGATATTGGTAATTTTAATTTTATTATCAGGATTTTTTTCAGCAGCTGAGACAGCATTGTCAGCTTATAGATCTAATTATTTAGAAAAATTAGATGAAGAGAAACATCCTAAGAAATATGCAGTAATGAAAAAATGGCTAAAAGAGCCAAATGCTATGCTAACAGGTATAGTAATTTGTAATAATATAGTTAATATCTTAGCTTCATCAATTGCAACTGTTGTAATAGTAAATTATTTTGGGAATAAAGGTTCATCAGTGGCATTGGCAACTGCAATAATGACTATATTAATTTTAATTTTTGGGGAGATAACTCCAAAGCTTATGGCTAGGAATAATAGTGCAAAAATAGCCGAAAAAGTTTCAGTAGTAATTTATGTTTTGTCTATTATACTAACACCAGCAGTATCTTGTTTGATATTTATATCAAGGCTTGTAGGAAGAATACTTGGTGTAGATATGACAAGTCCACAGCTGATGATAACAGAAGAAGATATAATTTCTTTTGTAAATGTTGGAAATGCTGAAGGTATTATTGAAGAAGATGAAAAAGAAATGATACATTCAATAGTAACTTTGGGAGAAACCAGTGCTAAAGAAGTTATGACACCAAGAACTTCAATGCTTGCTTTTGAAGCAACTAAGACAATAAATGAAGTTTGGGATGAAATAATAGATAATGGTTTTTCAAGAATACCTATTTATGAAGAAACTATTGATAATATAGTAGGAATTTTATATGTTAAGGATTTAATGGAACATATAAAAAATAATGAATTAAATTTACCTATTAAACAATTTATAAGATCAGCTTATTTTGTTCCTGAAACAAAATCTATTATAGAAATCTTAAAAGAATTTAGAGGTTTAAAAGTTCATATAGCTATAGTTTTAGATGAATATGGTGGAGTTGTTGGACTTGTAACAATAGAAGATTTGATAGAAGAAATTGTTGGTGAAATAAGAGATGAGTATGATGACGAGGAAGAAAGTTTCTTTAAAAAGATAGCTGATAATGAATATGAAGTAGATGCAATGACTGATATAGAAACAATTAATAAAGACTTAGAGTTAGAATTACCTATATCAGAAGACTATGAAAGTCTAGGTGGACTTATAGTTACAACCACAGGTAAAATTTGTGAAGTTGGAGATGAAGTTCAAATAGATAATATTTATTTGAAAGTTTTAGAAGTAGATAAAATGAGAGTTTCAAAAGTCTTTATAAGGATTTTGGAAAAGGAAAAAGAAGAAGAATGA